In Populus trichocarpa isolate Nisqually-1 chromosome 16, P.trichocarpa_v4.1, whole genome shotgun sequence, a genomic segment contains:
- the LOC7453700 gene encoding probable leucine-rich repeat receptor-like protein kinase At1g35710 isoform X1 has protein sequence MSKPIGSEWSVMLISILFLLNYLLLWQLGSGASFDDRIEEVVGSGSLPDDEVSALRLLSKNLLSKDTMQLTLTYPICSPEKHAEIRCDYCHSIKNQSVCSVTIINLPSKNLDGSIDPSIDLFEKLEALNLFNNQLSGEIPATLGNLQYLKILYVKALIPCSIFINDGMHRLCLFLNHGTMTVLNIRNLSSNSLTGSIPPNLTKLHNLEYL, from the exons ATGTCGAAACCAATAGGTTCTGAATGGTCAGTAATGCTCATCAGTATACTCTTTCTTCTTAACTATCTTCTTCTCTGGCAACTTGGCTCTGGGGCTTCTTTTGATGATCGCATCGAAGAAGTCGTAGGTAGTGGATCCCTTCCAGATGATGAAG TAAGTGCTCTTCGACTCCTTTCCAAGAATTTGCTGTCCAAAGACACAATGCAGTTAACTCTCACGTATCCAATTTGTTCTCCGGAGAAGCATGCCGAGATCCGATGTGATTACTGCCAcagcataaaaaatcaatcgGTTTGTTCGGTCACTATAAT AAACTTGCCAAGCAAAAACTTGGATGGATCTATTGACCCATCAATAGATCTCTTTGAAAAATTGGAAGCACT TAATCTTTTCAATAATCAGCTTTCTGGTGAGATTCCTGCGACGCTGGGGAATTTACAGTATCTCAAGATTTTGTATGTTAAAGCTTTGATTCCTTGTTCTATATTTATAAATGATGGCATGCATAGGCTATGTTTATTTCTAAATCATGGTACAATGACTGTGCTAAACATCAGGAACCTTTCAAGCAATTCATTGACCGGTTCTATACCTCCAAACCTAACAAAGTTGCACAATCTGGAATATCTGTAA
- the LOC7453700 gene encoding receptor-like protein 2 isoform X2 has protein sequence MSKPIGSEWSVMLISILFLLNYLLLWQLGSGASFDDRIEEVVGSGSLPDDEVSALRLLSKNLLSKDTMQLTLTYPICSPEKHAEIRCDYCHSIKNQSVCSVTIINLPSKNLDGSIDPSIDLFEKLEALNLFNNQLSGEIPATLGNLQYLKILNLSSNSLTGSIPPNLTKLHNLEYL, from the exons ATGTCGAAACCAATAGGTTCTGAATGGTCAGTAATGCTCATCAGTATACTCTTTCTTCTTAACTATCTTCTTCTCTGGCAACTTGGCTCTGGGGCTTCTTTTGATGATCGCATCGAAGAAGTCGTAGGTAGTGGATCCCTTCCAGATGATGAAG TAAGTGCTCTTCGACTCCTTTCCAAGAATTTGCTGTCCAAAGACACAATGCAGTTAACTCTCACGTATCCAATTTGTTCTCCGGAGAAGCATGCCGAGATCCGATGTGATTACTGCCAcagcataaaaaatcaatcgGTTTGTTCGGTCACTATAAT AAACTTGCCAAGCAAAAACTTGGATGGATCTATTGACCCATCAATAGATCTCTTTGAAAAATTGGAAGCACT TAATCTTTTCAATAATCAGCTTTCTGGTGAGATTCCTGCGACGCTGGGGAATTTACAGTATCTCAAGATTTT GAACCTTTCAAGCAATTCATTGACCGGTTCTATACCTCCAAACCTAACAAAGTTGCACAATCTGGAATATCTGTAA
- the LOC7453701 gene encoding uncharacterized protein LOC7453701, translated as MDINNLSKRAQELWNEWEIRSLILLSLFLQILLIVIGNRRKYHTRIVLGGLVWIAYLSADWVTTYALSSVSRSQGGSGTNCINPTPNNIPAFWAPILLVHLGGPDTITAYALEDNELWLRHLLQLAIQASTTSYSLFKSWGKDPLIYIAIPIFVAGITKYGDRVLVLWLASSKKFRDIQSEEVDTFQSEFGKKFPSVGFFDMSEEDLNKGLEFNNIIPEAVYLHEAHFLFQMFKIFYADLALSHSSHMASYRILSSKKKATEAFKVIEVELGLMYDVLFTKVTSVCSTRTILRSISFLSSASALVAFSLMVANKCAYTETEVIISYILLGGGVVLEIYGFIMLLLSEWAMFRLSLLKNPWANALYKAVHKAIYSDNNKRWERDMAQHDLTDAHITKNGALWKMVKNSLVCKPTPKVCFLKLIGEDIQSWEVISDELKELIWEYLKDKRSRYSHEMPQPDPGMNDLKEILAERGDHVLKKMGCLEEFRWAVVEIDFHGSLLLWHIATDICYHDDIRNNKVDANNQLCKMSRSLSNYMLYLLSERPNMLPKGIGQARYKQTGIQLTESSWCWRSKIITSTHWGSEEFMKEIKKKEGDVSMLHDACKLAKELQSLETSEKKLTNEQKWRMISKIWVEMLTYAASNCGWKEHAQALTRGGELLTRVCLLMAHLGLSEQCLPRASTSSREAQNP; from the coding sequence ATGGATATCAACAACTTGTCCAAACGTGCTCAAGAATTGTGGAATGAATGGGAGATTCGCTCACTGATTTTGTTAAGTCTCTTTCTCCAAATCTTGCTCATCGTCATTGGAAATCGGCGGAAGTACCACACTCGAATCGTACTTGGAGGCCTTGTCTGGATAGCATACTTGTCCGCGGATTGGGTGACGACTTATGCATTGAGTAGTGTTTCCCGTAGCCAAGGAGGTTCGGGAACAAATTGCATCAATCCAACTCCAAACAATATTCCAGCATTTTGGGCACCAATTCTCCTTGTACACCTTGGTGGCCCTGACACTATTACTGCTTATGCACTGGAAGACAACGAATTGTGGTTACGGCACCTTCTCCAGCTAGCAATTCAAGCTTCTACAACTTCTTATTCCCTGTTCAAATCATGGGGTAAGGATCCACTCATATATATAGCCATTCCCAtctttgttgctggaattacCAAGTATGGAGACAGGGTTTTGGTTCTCTGGCTAGCAAGCTCCAAGAAGTTTAGGGACATCCAAAGTGAAGAAGTGGATACTTTCCAGAGCGAATTTGGCAAGAAATTTCCATCTGTTGGCTTTTTTGACATGTCTGAGGAAGACTTGAATAAAGGTTTAGAATTTAACAACATAATACCTGAGGCTGTGTATCTCCATGAAGcacattttttgtttcaaatgttCAAGATATTTTATGCAGATCTCGCGCTTAGCCATTCTAGCCATATGGCAAGCTATCGTATCCTGAGTAGCAAGAAGAAAGCCACAGAAGCCTTCAAAGTGATAGAAGTCGAGTTGGGATTGATGTACGATGTGCTTTTTACAAAGGTGACAAGTGTTTGTTCAACGCGTACTATTCTTCGCTCCATCAGTTTCCTGTCTTCTGCTTCTGCATTGGTCGCGTTCTCGTTGATGGTCGCGAACAAGTGTGCCTATACAGAAACCGAGGTAATTATATCATACATCTTGCTGGGAGGAGGAGTTGTTCTTGAGATATATGGATTCATAATGCTTCTCTTATCTGAATGGGCTATGTTTCGGCTTAGCTTGCTAAAAAATCCTTGGGCCAATGCTCTCTATAAGGCTGTTCATAAAGCTATCTATTCTGACAACAACAAAAGGTGGGAAAGAGACATGGCACAACACGACTTAACAGATGCTCATATTACCAAGAACGGAGCTTTGTGGAAGATGGTCAAAAATTCGTTGGTATGTAAACCAACACCCAAAGTTTGTTTTCTGAAGTTGATAGGCGAGGACATTCAAAGTTGGGAGGTTATCAGTGAcgaattaaaagaattaatttgggaaTACCTCAAAGACAAACGTTCGAGATATAGTCATGAAATGCCTCAACCTGATCCTGGCATGAATGATTTGAAGGAGATATTGGCAGAAAGAGGTGATCATGTGCTGAAAAAGATGGGATGCCTTGAAGAATTTCGTTGGGCTGTGGTTGAAATAGACTTTCATGGGAGCCTCCTTTTATGGCACATTGCCACTGATATTTGCTATCATGATGATATTCGCAATAACAAAGTTGATGCAAATAATCAACTTTGCAAAATGAGCAGATCCTTATCTAATTACATGTTGTATCTTCTAAGTGAACGTCCAAATATGCTGCCTAAAGGGATTGGTCAGGCAAGGTACAAGCAAACCGGCATTCAACTCACCGAATCCTCGTGGTGTTGGAGATCGAAAATAATAACATCTACTCATTGGGGTTCTGAAGAGTTTATGAAGgaaatcaaaaaaaaagaaggcgaTGTGTCAATGCTACATGATGCTTGCAAGCTCGCCAAGGAATTACAATCTCTGGAGACGTCAGAAAAGAAGTTGACCAATGAACAAAAGTGGAGGATGATAAGTAAAATATGGGTGGAGATGTTGACTTATGCAGCATCTAATTGTGGATGGAAAGAGCATGCTCAAGCACTTACACGTGGCGGGGAGCTCCTCACTCGTGTGTGCCTTCTCATGGCGCATCTGGGTTTAAGCGAGCAGTGTCTGCCACGTGCAAGCACCAGTTCCAGGGAAGCTCAAAATCCGTAG
- the LOC112324558 gene encoding F-box protein CPR1: MSKIPHEIITDIFQQLPVKSLLRFRSLSKPICSLIDGPDFIKFHLYHSITAKSNHSVILKEWDLFTVDFDTLSDAVEVKHHPLYAAGGTEVIGSVNGLVFLRHSERNLAVYNLSTREWKKCFVVEIKPPRRDLITGYVYYGFGYDSVGDDYKVVRMAQFVREDEGGGGGGGYGDGGGGLGCEYEVRVYSLKNDKWKKIEDLPICLKLLSKQFFHVLHRRGYGVFAGHALHWIIPQRRQLGIRDCVLGFDIRNDKFFELPQPNYESKGMSFQVDVGVLEGNLCVMCNYEYVCVDVWVMREYGMKESWCKMFSVQGIKWIGAFMFLRPLIYSKDGGKVLLEVNDEKLVWYDWKNKHAKVVKIRGGPNSYGSEMYVESLVRINDGDRNGWKKQQEIDEEEEKRKADRKKRDNFLSVGFKLKL; the protein is encoded by the exons ATGTCGAAAATTCCACACGAAATCATAACCGATATTTTCCAACAACTTCCCGTCAAATCTCTCCTCCGGTTCAGATCTCTATCAAAGCCGATTTGCTCCTTAATCGACGGCCCAGATTTCATCAAGTTCCATCTATACCATTCCATCACCGCTAAATCGAATCACAGTGTCATCCTCAAAGAATGGGATCTTTTCACTGTCGATTTTGACACCCTTTCAGACGCTGTGGAGGTTAAGCACCACCCCCTTTACGCCGCTGGGGGCACGGAGGTGATTGGTTCGGTTAATGGGTTGGTGTTTTTGAGACATTCGGAGAGGAATCTTGCGGTGTATAATTTGTCTACGAGGGAGTGGAAGAAATGTTTCGTGGTAGAAATTAAGCCTCCCAGAAGAGATTTGATTACGGGGTATGTATATTATGGGTTTGGTTATGATTCTGTTGGTGATGATTATAAAGTGGTGAGGATGGCACAATTCGTTAGAGAAGATGAGGGTGGTGGCGGAGGCGGAGGTTATGgcgatggtggtggtggtttggGTTGTGAATATGAAGTTAGGGTTTATAGTTTGAAGAATGACAAGTGGAAGAAAATTGAGGATTTGCCAATTTGTCTCAAGTTATTAAGCAaacaattttttcatgttttgcatAGGAGAGGGTATGGTGTTTTTGCTGGTCATGCTTTGCATTGGATTATCCCTCAAAGGCGTCAACTTGGTATTAGAGATTGTGTTCTTGGGTTTGATATTAGGAACGATAAGTTTTTCGAATTACCGCAACCCAATTATGAGAGCAAAGGTATGAGCTTTCAGGTTGATGTTGGGGTTTTGGAAGGGAATTTGTGTGTAATGTGTAATTATGAGTATGTTTGTGTTGATGTTTGGGTCATGAGGGAGTATGGCATGAAGGAATCTTGGTGCAAGATGTTTTCTGTTCAAGGGATTAAGTGGATTGgtgcttttatgtttttgagaCCTTTGATTTATTCTAAGGATGGTGGTAAGGTGTTGTTGGAAGTGAATGATGAAAAGCTTGTGTGGTATGATTGGAAAAATAAGCATGCTAAGGTTGTAAAGATCCGTGGTGGACCGAATTCATATGGTTCTGAAATGTATGTGGAAAGCCTTGTTAGGATCAATGATGGTGATCGAAACGGCTGGAAGAAGCAGCAAGAGATAGATgaggaagaggagaagaggaaggcAGATAGGAAGAAGAG GGATAATTTCCTGTCTGTGGGGTTCAAGCTGAAGTTGTAG